TCGGTGTGGGGCGCAGGCGGCCGGCCGCGCGGCCGTCCGCGGGAAGCGCAGCGATGTGGTCGCCGACGAGGATGCGCGCCGCTGTCGGCGCCGCGACCCCCAGCAGCAGGTCGGCGGCCGTGACGGTCGAGGGCGGCAGGTGACCGGCATCGACGAGCACGATCGGCGCCTCGTCGATGGCGCCGAGGGCGGCTGCGACGAGCGCGCGCGTGTGGGGGTCGAGCGCGGCGAGTGGAGCACCGGGGTCGACGCGCTGGATGACGCGCGCAAGCTCGGGCTCGTCGGCCGCACGCAGTCGAGACCCGAGCGACGACAGCCAGCTGTCGACGGTGCGCCGCGAGCGGGCTGCCGCCAGTCGCTCGCCGGCGAGGGTCGCCAGCGTGACTCCGGCGGGCAGCCGCACGGGGTCGAGGTCAACGAGGGTCACGCGACGCGCGACGCGGGAGGGCTGTGACGGCAGGAGCCCGTCGGCGACGCGCGCACGGCCACCGGCGACGGGCACGTAGCCGGCGAGCGCGGCAAGCAGCGGGCGCCGGGATGCCGCGTCCATCGTGAGCGCCAGGCGCGCCCCGGCGGGCACGTCGGCATCGAGTACACCATCGACGCCCTCGGCCGCGAGCCCGTCGACGACGAGAATCGACGATGCGTGTTCGGCCGCCCAAACTTCGGCTTCGCGGTGCGCTCCGAGCGCCTCCCCCTCGATGTCGAGGTTCGGCAGGGCGCGATCGAGCGGCCGCGGGAACCACCAGCCAGCCTTTCCGAACAGCGTCATGAGGGCGGGCCCGAGCGTCATGCGCACGACGAAGGCGTCGACGGCGATACCGACGGCAAGGCCGAGCGCGACGGGCTTGATGAGGTTGAGCCCCTCGGGCACGAAGGCCGCGAAGACGAGGAACATGATGAGGGCGGCGGCCGTCACGACGCGGGCGCCGTTCGTGAAGCCCTCCTCGATGGCCTCGCGGGGACCCGCGCCGTGCACGTGCTGCTCGCGCATACCCGAGACGAGGAACACTTCGTAGTCCATCGCGAGGCCGAACAAGACGGCCATGAGGATGATCGGCATGAAGCTCAGAATCGGGCCGGGCTCGACGTGCAGCAGCTCGGCTCCGTATCCCCACTGGAAGACGACGACCGTGACGCCGAGCGCCGTGCCGACCGACAGCAGGAAGCCGAGCGCCGCCTTGACGGGCACGAGCACCGAGCGGAACACGGCCATCAGCAGCACGATCGACAGCCCGACCACGATAAGGGCGAATGGCACGAGCGCGTTGGTGAGCCGGTCGGAGATGTCGATACCGATCGCGGTGACGCCGGTGACGGCGATCGGGGTGCCGTAGCGAGCATCCAGTTCGACGCCGAGGGCGCGAATGTCGGCGACGACCTGCTTCGTCTCGGCCGCATCGGGCGCGGTCTCGGGCGCGACCCGGAAGATGGCGCGCTCGGTTCCCGGCGACGGGATGCCCTGGCTGACGTTCGCGACGCCCGGCACTCCTGCCAATTCGGAACGGATCGCGTCGAGGTCGTCGAGAATCTCAGTGGTCTGGGTGATGTCGACGGTGACGAGCAGCGGCCCCGCGGTGCCCGGGCCGAACGCGTCCGCGATGATGTCGTACGCCTCGCGCTGGGTCGTGCCCGTCGGCTCCTTGCCGCCATCGGGCAGGTTGAGGTCGAGGCTGAACGCCGGCAGCGACACGGCGCCCAACACGGCGACGACGCCGAAGGTCGTCAGCAGCGGCCGGCGCATAACCCCGCGCACCCAGCGGCGACCCATGGTCGGCTTTCCCCCCGCAACGGGATGCGCGCGGCGCCACGCCCGCGACCCCTCGCGCGGGATCAGGCGGTCGCCCGCAAGCCCCATGAGGGCGGGGAGCAGGGTCAGCGCGGCGACGACCGCCACGGCCACGGCAGCGGCGCCGCCGATGCCCATGATCGAGAGGAACGGGACACCGACGACGAGCAGCCCCGTGAGGGCGATGATGACCGTGCCGCCGGCGAAGACGACGGCGCTGCCCGCGGTGCCCGCCGCAACGCCGGCCGACTCGTACGGCGACATGCCCGTCGCCAGCTGCGTTCGGTGCCGCGACAGGATGAACAGGGCGTAGTCGATGCCGACTGCCAGCCCGATCATGAGAGCCAGCAGAGGGGCCGCGCTCGACACGGGCACGAGTGAGGCGATGAAGAAGATGCCGCCCATCGAGACGCCGACCCCGAGCAGAGCGCTCACGATGGGCATGCTGGCGGCGCGCAGCGAGCCGAAGGTGACGAGCAGGACGATGCCGGCGATGCCGACGCCGATCGCCTCGATGATCGAGATGCCGGGCACCTGGTCGGCGAAGATCTGCCCCGCGAACTCGACCCGGGCATCCCGCCCGTCGCCCGTCGCGACGACCGCCTCCAGCGTCTCATCGGTGATTTCGGCCTGCTGGCCGACCAGGGTGGTCTGGATGATCGCGACCGAGCCGTCGTCGCTCACCTGGTTGTCGGCGAACTCGTCGAACGGGCCGAGCACCTGATCGACGCCGTCGATGGCGGCGAGGTCGGCGGCGATGTCGGCGATCTCGGCCCGCACACTCGCTTCGTCGACGCGCTGACCCTCGGGCGCGACGACCACCGCCTGGATCGTGGCGCCCGACACCTGCGGGAAGAGTTCGCCGAGCTCGTCGAGGGCGTCCTGCGACTCGGTGCCGGGGATGGTGAAGGTGTCATCGGTCGAGCCCCCGAGCCCGAAACCGAGGCCGAGCAGGCCGATGGCGGCGAGCAGCCAGATGGCGAGGACAGTGCGGGCGCGCCGGTACGCGGCGCGGGCAAGACGGTAGAGCAGGGTCGACACGGCTTAGTCCTCGGATTCGGGGGCGAGCAGTTCGCGCAGGACGGTATTGAGGGCGGGGCGAATCTCGTCGACGGGAGGGCTGTCGAGCCCGAGCAGGTCGCTGGCAGCGAGCGTGTAGGCGGCGCCGGCGAGCGCAATGCCGTACCGCAGCTTCTCGAGGGTGCTGCCGGCGGCCAGCTCGAACGCCTCGGAGAGCTCGCGCATCAGCGCCTGGGCTCGCGCGAAGGCCGGCACGTCCTGCTGGGTTGCCGACTGGTTGACGATGAGGTGCACGACTTCGCGGTGCGCGAGCAGGGCGTCGACGAAGCGCTCGAGGAAGGCGATGCGCTGCGCGCGGTCGGCGGCGACGTCGCCGATGCCGCTCACGATGGCGGTCAGCTCGTCAAGGGCGGGGGCCATCGCGTCGGCGAGCAGTTGCTCTTTGGAGGCGTAGTGGTAGAGCACGCTCGCCTTCGAGGTGCCAGCGAGGTCGGCGATGCGCTGCAGGCTCGTCGCCGCGTAACCGGCGGACGCGAATTCGGTCAGCGCGATCTCGCGCAACTGGTCGTGGAGGCTCACGAGCCACCAGCGTATGTGACCGATTGGTCAGGTTCTGACCGATCGGTCAAAATCCGGGGATGCCCGGGGCCGATTCCCAGCCACGCCCGCGAATCTGGGCGCGCGCTGAGCGGAACGTGCATCCCGTCGGAGCGTCGCGATAGCGTGAAGGCTCCGATCACGCGAAGGGGATCCGATGCGCAAGTACCTGACCAACGGGGCCGTGCTGAGTTCGGTGTTCGGCGCCGTCGGCGTACTGAAGGCCACGAAGCAGGGGCCCCGCGACTGGCGGCTCGCCCTGATGTGGGTCAGCTGGGGCATCAGCGTCGCGATCGCCGTCGGCACCGTGATCGAAGACAACAAAGAGCAGGACGCGATCGAGCGCTAGGTCTCGAGGCTCAAAGGCCTGCTGAGAGGCCCATCCCGAGGCCGAGTGCGACGAGGGCCGCGCCTCCCCCGGCGCGGACTACCGCGATGCGCGCCGCGTTCGTGGCGAACCAGTCGCGCGCCGAGCCGGCCGCGATCGCCCACAGCGAGTCGCACGCGATGCCGATCACCAAGAACGCAGCACCCAACATGAGCATCTGCACGGTGGGCGAACCGATCGACGGGTTGGCCGCCTGGGGCAGGGCGGCGACGAAGAACACGATGGTCTTCGCGTTCGTGAGCCCCACGATGACGCTGTCGCGCACGAGGGTGCGCGTGCGTCCCGACACGGCCGACGCCTCGTCGGCGCTGATCGCGTTGCGGTGCCGGATCGACTGGATGCCGAGCCACACGAGCACGAGCGCCCCGCCGATCTTCATGGCCGTGAACAGCACCTCGGAGCGGGCGATGACCACGCCGAGGCCGGCCGCGACGACCACGATTTGCACGGCGACGCCCGCAGCGTTACCCAGAACGCTGATGAGCGCGCCCCGCGTACCCAGCACGAGCGCGCGTCCGACGACGAACAGCACGCCGGGTCCTGGCACGACGATGATGACGAGCGAGAGGGCGAGAAACGCGAGCGCGGACGCGGGGTCGATCACTCGCTGATGCTACGGCTCGCGGAAGGGGTGTGGTTACCTCTGCAGGGGCAGCAGCACCCCGATGCCGACAAACAGACCGCCTGTCACCCGGTTGAAGGTGCGCCCGACGCGCGCGAGCCAGGGTTGCACCGACTGCGATACGCGGGCCACGACGAACTCGAAGACGATCTCGACGATCACGAACGTGGCCGCCATGGCGACGAACTGGGTGAGCAGGCTGGCGGTCGGGTCGAGAAACTGGGGCAGGAACGCGACGAAGAACAGGATGCCCTTCGGGTTGGTCGTCGCCGCGAGCAAACCCTGGGCGAACAGGCCGAAAGGATGCGCGGGGCGCGCCCCCGACGGCTGGTTCACCTGAATCGGCGGCGATCGCCAAACCACGATGCCGAGGTAGACGAGGTACGCGCCGCCGGCGAGCTTGAGCCAGAACAGCAGGTCAGTGCTCGCGGCGAGCAGGGCTCCGATGCCGAACAGTGACAGCGCGATCACGGCGGTGAATCCCAGGGCGCCACCAAGGATGGTGAAGGCCGTGCGCCGCACGCCGTGAAGCGCGCCGTGGGTGAGCGCGAGCAGCCCGTTCGGCCCGGGCGTCAGCGACAGCCCGGCGCACGCCGCGAGGTACAGCCACCAGGTCTCGATCGCCACAGCGTCAGTATGGGGCCGACGGCCCCGTGCCGACAATGCGAAAGGCCCCGCACTGGCGAGAGTGACGGGGCCGTTCGTACACCCCCCGGGACTCGAACCCGGAACCCGCTGATTAAGAGTCAGCTGCTCTGCCAATTGAGCTAGAGGTGCGCAGCCCAGCGTGAGGGCCGAGAGGAAACGATAGCACCTGCGCGACCCGCTCGGCCACTCGGCGGGCACCCAGCCGCCGGTGGGCGAGCATCCATACACTGTCGAGCGGATGCGCGGACGACGGCGTCCGCACCGACCACCACATCGCACGCCCCGACACTCGAGGAGCCCGCCATGGCCGACCGTCTGGAAGCCGGAAACCCCGCCCCCGCCTTCACCCTCACCGACAAGGACGGCGCCGAGGTGTCGCTGTCGGACTACGCCGGCCAGAAGGTCGTCATCTACTTCTACCCGGCTGCCTCGACCCCGGGATGCACGACGCAGGCCTGCGACTTCCGCGACAGCCTGAACTCGCTCGAGGCCGCCGGCTACCGCGTGCTCGGCGTGTCGAAGGACTCGGCCGACAAGCTGCAGAAGTTCGCCGACGACGAAGGCTTGACGTTCCCCCTGCTCAGCGACCCCGACCTCTCCGTGCACAACGCGTACGGCGCGTACGGCGAGAAGTCGATGTACGGCAAGACGGTCACCGGCGTACTGCGCTCGACCTTCGTCGTCGACGAGGAGGGCGTGCTCACCCACGCGCTCTACAACGTGAAGGCGACCGGCCACGTCGCGAGCCTGCGCAAGAAGCTCGGCATCGACGCGTAGGCCCCGCTGCGGTACTAGTCGCGCTCCGAGAGGTACTCGGTCAGCGTCGGTGTCAGGATGAGGACGATGCCAAGCACCGACGGGATGATGATCCAGGACGCGATGTCGGGTCGCGGCACGAAGCCTTGAACGCTTCCCACTCCGATCGCCAGCTGCAAGAAGTGGTAGGTCAAGACGCTCCCGCGGGTCCATGCGCGGGCGCGGAGAAGGCCGATCACGGTCAGCACGAGCCACAGACCGACGAGTGCTGCACAGATCAGAAACGCCACAGCGGTTGCGGGAAAGTCCGCTGATTCGGCGGCGAACTGCAGGGCGAGAAACGTCGTGAAGCCGACGATGAACACCGTCTCGAGCACCACCAAGGCGATCAGTACGATTACCAGAGGTGTACGGCGGGTGTCTGACACGGTAAGAAATTGCTCCAAAAGTATTGATTTGACGTTCTCGACATGAGACTCTATAGGCCGTTGTTGTGACGCCTACAGCGCCGTGGGCGACGAACACTCTGTTCGTTTTCTGACCTACCCCCGATTCGTTTCGGGGTGTAGCGCGTCCCCCAACCCTTGTGGCGCGCTACCGCCCAATGCTAAGGAGCTGTGCCATGGACTGGCGTGACAAGGCCGCGTGCTTGACCGCTGACCCCGAACTGTTTTTTCCCGTCGGTAACACCGGCCCCGCGGTCGACCAGATCGAGAAGGCCAAAGCCGTCTGCGGTCGTTGCCCCGTGACCGAGATCTGCCTGCAGTACGCCCTCGAGACGAACCAAGACTCGGGCGTCTGGGGTGGCCTCAGCGAAGACGAGCGCCGCGCCCTGAAGCGCCGCGCCGCGCGCGCCCGCCGCGCGCCCTAAGCGACTCGCACCGCGCATCCGCGCAGGTCGTCGGCCCGTGTTTCGGCACGGGCCGTTTCGCATGCTGCGGGTAAGCCGCTAGTCGCCACGCGGGCGCAGGTAGAGCAGCGGCACCTGGATCGTCACCTCGGTGCCTTCACCCGCGAGGGTGTGCCAGTCGATCGTGCCGCCGAGCTCACCCTGGATGAGGGTGCGGACGATCTGCGTTCCGAGCCCCGAGCCGACCTTCCCTTCGGCGAGGCCGCCGCCGTTGTCGCGCACCTTGACGCTCAGCGACTCCTCCGTCCGCGTCGCCTCGATCGCCACCTCGCCGTCGGTGCGGCCGGCAAGCCCGTGCTCGACGGCGTTCGTGACCAGCTCGGTCAACGCGAGAGCGAGCGGCGTGGCGTAGGCGCTCGGCAGCACTCCGAAGCTGCCGACCGAGCGCGGCCGCACGACGGTGTTGTGGCTCGACGCGACCTCGGCGATGAGCTTCAGCACGCGGGCGAAGACGTCGTCGAAGTCGACGTTCTGGGTGAGCCCCTCCGAGAGGGTGTCGTGCACGACGGCGATCGCCGAGACGCGCCGCATCGCCTGCGTGAGCGCCTCCCGCGTGGTCTCGGAGTGCGCGCGACGCGCCTGAATGCGCAACAGCGAGGCCACCGTCTGCAGGTTGTTCTTCACCCGGTGGTGAATCTCGCGGATCGTCGCGTCCTTCGTGATGAGCTCGCGCTCTTGCAGGCGAACCTCGGTGACATCGCGGCACAGGACGATCGCGCCAATGCGCTGCCCTGCCTGCCGCAGCGGGATCGCCCGCAGGCTCACGGTGACGCCGCGGGCGTCGATGTCGGTGCGCCAGGGAGCACGCCCGGTGACCACGAGCGGCAGCGACTCGTCGACCTGCAGCTTGCCGGCCAGAAGCCGCGTGGTGACGGCGGCGAGCGACTCGCCCTCCAACTCGCCCTGGAAGCCCATGCGGTTGAAGGCCGAGAGCCCGTTGGGGCTCGCGAAGGTGACGACCCCGTCGACATCAAGCCGTATCAGACCGTCGGATGCTCGGGGCGCGCCCCGACGCGGACCGCTCGGCGCGCTCGGGTCAGGAAAATCTCCCGTGGCCACCATGTGGAAGATGTCAGCGGCGCACTCGTTGAAGGTGACCTCCTGCCGAGAGGGCATGCGTGCCTCCGACAGGTTGGTGTGTCGGGTGATCACCGCGATCGGTCGCGCCGGCGCGGTCGGCTCTCCCGGTCCGGAGCGACGCTGCACGGGCACCGCGAGCACCCGCGTCGGGGTCTCCTCATACCAGTCGGGCGCCGTCGAGTCGACGATCGACCCCGTCTCGAACGCCTCGCTCACGAGGTCGGCCCACTCCGGCCGCACCGCCTGGCCAACGAAGTCGCGGTAGAACAGCGTTGCCGAACTGGACGGCCGCGAGTGCGCGACGGCGACGTAGCTGCCGGCCCGGTCGGGAACCCACAGCACGATGTCGGCGAAGGCGAGGTCGGCGATCAGCTGGCCCTCCGCGGTGACGAGGTGCAGCCAGTCGATGTCGCCGTCTGTCAGCGCACTGTGCTCATGGACCAGATCGGAAAGCGTCGACACGCGGCAAGGCTACCCGGTGCGCCGCCACGCAAACGGCGAGCGGCGGCCGGTCGACCGGGGAACGGCGTAACCAAGTGCGTCCGCCAGGCGGGCGACCCCCGTGCGCAAGGCCGACTTCGGCGCGGCGAGGGGAACGGGCAGTGCCCGCAGAAGCGCGGCATCCGCCGCGACCGGGTCGTCGTCCACGAGCACGGCGTCGCGGATCCCCGCGAAGCGATCGAGCGTGTGGCGCACCTGGCCTGCCGGGTCGAGCCCGAGAATGCTCGAGCGCACCCGCGTGATGACGACCTGCACGGGGATGTCATCGACCGCCTCGACGAGGTCGGGGTACGTGCGCAGGAATCGCGCGAGCCCGAGCGGGTCGGCCGCTCCGACTGCGACGACGCGATCGGCGGCACGGAGCGCGGCGATCGTCGCGGCGTTGCGGCGCGGGGCGAAGATGTCGCTCGACAGCTCCTCGTCGGACTCCAGGTTGAAGCCCGCGTCGACGACCACGACGTCGCACCACTCGCGACACGCTTCCAGGGTCGCGGTCACGCGATCACTTGACAGTTCGGGCCAGCGCGAGGGCCGTCCGATGCCGGTCAACACGCGTAAGCGGTCGGCGGGAACCCCCGACTCGGCGCTGAGCGGCTGTGACACGCGGGTGAGCTCGTCGGCGCTCAGGGCTCGCGACCCGGCGAGGCGACAGGCCGCGGCGAACCCGGGCGACTCGTCGAGCAGCCCGAGCGCCGGAGCGATCGTGCCCCCGTAGGTGTCGGCGTCGACCAGCGCGACCCGCCGTCCCCGCAGTGCCAGTTCGGCCGCGAGCGCCGTCGCGGTCACCGTGCGCCCGGGCGCGCCCGTCGGCCCCCACACGGTGATCACCCGCGACGGAATCGGCTCGGGATGCTCGCCTTCCGTCTCGACCGGATGGTACGGAATGCGCGTGGGCGCCACCGGCCCGGGATCCGGCTGCGATCGCGGTTCAGGCCGCGCAGCCGGATCAGGCTCGGGCGCTGGCGCGAGCGTGGGCTCGGGCCCTGGTGCCGGCGTGGGCGGCGACGCCGGCTCGGCCACGGCAGGGGTGCCGAAGGCGACGGCCTCGGGCGACAGGGCGGGGGCGGGCGCCGCATCGAGTAGCGACACGTCGGGCGGCGCATCGTTCTCGAGCGCAATACGGTCGGCTACGTCGAGCCGCGCACCCTGCGCGCTCACCGCGCCGCGGTGCACGAGCACGCTGCGCACGCGCAAAAGGTCAGCGGTTCCGACGATGTCGGCCCGGGTGAAGGCGGGGTCGTCGAGAATGAGCACCGCATCGGGCGCCCGTTCCGCGAGCAGACTGATCGCCTCATCGGCGCTGTGTGCCCGCCACTCGATCCGGTGACCGGCCCGCAGCAGAGCCAGCTCCAGGGGTTCGAGCGGGCGAGCCCCGATGGCAAGACCGACGCTCAGGCTCACGGCGCCACCGCGAGCGAGGCGGGAACGGCCGAAAGCGCGTCACGGTTCGCTTGCGCATGAAGGATGCGCGCGACATCTCGGCGCGGAACGAGCAGTTCCACACGCCCCGCCTCCCCCGTCGCGACAACGCCCTCGGCCGCGATCGTGCGCACCAGTTGCGCGGACGACGCGATCACCGACGGGGCGCCGAAACGTCCGCCCTCGATCGCCGGTGCCGACCACAGGTCGAGCGTGTCGCCGGCGCGCACCGTGGCACCGAGAGGCGTGGCGAGCGCGACGACCACCGTCGTCGACTGCGCGCCGCGAGCATCCCCGACGGCGCCGAGGGGCACGAGTTCCCCCGCGCCGACCGTGCGCGCCACGATGACGCCGCCCTCGTCGAGGGTGGCCGGGTCGAGGTAGTGACGCGCGTCGGCGCCGAGGCCGAGGGTGCGCAGTTCGAGGTCGGCGGCGGTCACCAACTCGCCGGCGACCAGCGCGCGCGGCGCCGCGTACACCTCGACCCCGTCGTCGTTGACCGCAACGATGCCGACCACCGCGGCGACGGACGCGGCGACCAGAGCGAGGCCGATGATGAGGCGCGGATCGGTAACGCGGCGGGGTCGGTCGGCGGCGCGGAGGGGCATGCGGGCTCCTATTCGACGGGGGCGGGGTGCCGCGTCGATAGTGGGCGGATGCTTGGATTCTGGATCAGAGTTATCCACAATCCGGCGCGCCCTCAGCCCGCCCCGCCATAATCGGGGCATGTCCGATCACCCGCCCGGCGCAGTGGGGCGCTTCTTGAGCCTCACCGACGTTGCCGAAGTGCTCAGCCTCACGGCCGCCGAGGTGATGGCACTCGTGCGTTCCGGCGAGCTGCCGGCGATTCGTCTGGGCGCGATCGGACAGTGGCGCGTCGAGCACTCCGTCCTCGAGTCGTTCATCGCCGAC
The sequence above is a segment of the Microcella alkaliphila genome. Coding sequences within it:
- a CDS encoding LysE family translocator, yielding MAIETWWLYLAACAGLSLTPGPNGLLALTHGALHGVRRTAFTILGGALGFTAVIALSLFGIGALLAASTDLLFWLKLAGGAYLVYLGIVVWRSPPIQVNQPSGARPAHPFGLFAQGLLAATTNPKGILFFVAFLPQFLDPTASLLTQFVAMAATFVIVEIVFEFVVARVSQSVQPWLARVGRTFNRVTGGLFVGIGVLLPLQR
- a CDS encoding sensor histidine kinase encodes the protein MSTLSDLVHEHSALTDGDIDWLHLVTAEGQLIADLAFADIVLWVPDRAGSYVAVAHSRPSSSATLFYRDFVGQAVRPEWADLVSEAFETGSIVDSTAPDWYEETPTRVLAVPVQRRSGPGEPTAPARPIAVITRHTNLSEARMPSRQEVTFNECAADIFHMVATGDFPDPSAPSGPRRGAPRASDGLIRLDVDGVVTFASPNGLSAFNRMGFQGELEGESLAAVTTRLLAGKLQVDESLPLVVTGRAPWRTDIDARGVTVSLRAIPLRQAGQRIGAIVLCRDVTEVRLQERELITKDATIREIHHRVKNNLQTVASLLRIQARRAHSETTREALTQAMRRVSAIAVVHDTLSEGLTQNVDFDDVFARVLKLIAEVASSHNTVVRPRSVGSFGVLPSAYATPLALALTELVTNAVEHGLAGRTDGEVAIEATRTEESLSVKVRDNGGGLAEGKVGSGLGTQIVRTLIQGELGGTIDWHTLAGEGTEVTIQVPLLYLRPRGD
- a CDS encoding helix-turn-helix domain-containing protein; translated protein: MSDHPPGAVGRFLSLTDVAEVLSLTAAEVMALVRSGELPAIRLGAIGQWRVEHSVLESFIADKYEETRRIALWNEAEYADVAELFGDTRGHKRSTTT
- a CDS encoding MMPL family transporter — encoded protein: MSTLLYRLARAAYRRARTVLAIWLLAAIGLLGLGFGLGGSTDDTFTIPGTESQDALDELGELFPQVSGATIQAVVVAPEGQRVDEASVRAEIADIAADLAAIDGVDQVLGPFDEFADNQVSDDGSVAIIQTTLVGQQAEITDETLEAVVATGDGRDARVEFAGQIFADQVPGISIIEAIGVGIAGIVLLVTFGSLRAASMPIVSALLGVGVSMGGIFFIASLVPVSSAAPLLALMIGLAVGIDYALFILSRHRTQLATGMSPYESAGVAAGTAGSAVVFAGGTVIIALTGLLVVGVPFLSIMGIGGAAAVAVAVVAALTLLPALMGLAGDRLIPREGSRAWRRAHPVAGGKPTMGRRWVRGVMRRPLLTTFGVVAVLGAVSLPAFSLDLNLPDGGKEPTGTTQREAYDIIADAFGPGTAGPLLVTVDITQTTEILDDLDAIRSELAGVPGVANVSQGIPSPGTERAIFRVAPETAPDAAETKQVVADIRALGVELDARYGTPIAVTGVTAIGIDISDRLTNALVPFALIVVGLSIVLLMAVFRSVLVPVKAALGFLLSVGTALGVTVVVFQWGYGAELLHVEPGPILSFMPIILMAVLFGLAMDYEVFLVSGMREQHVHGAGPREAIEEGFTNGARVVTAAALIMFLVFAAFVPEGLNLIKPVALGLAVGIAVDAFVVRMTLGPALMTLFGKAGWWFPRPLDRALPNLDIEGEALGAHREAEVWAAEHASSILVVDGLAAEGVDGVLDADVPAGARLALTMDAASRRPLLAALAGYVPVAGGRARVADGLLPSQPSRVARRVTLVDLDPVRLPAGVTLATLAGERLAAARSRRTVDSWLSSLGSRLRAADEPELARVIQRVDPGAPLAALDPHTRALVAAALGAIDEAPIVLVDAGHLPPSTVTAADLLLGVAAPTAARILVGDHIAALPADGRAAGRLRPTPTTRILDSEATSS
- a CDS encoding LysE family translocator — translated: MIDPASALAFLALSLVIIVVPGPGVLFVVGRALVLGTRGALISVLGNAAGVAVQIVVVAAGLGVVIARSEVLFTAMKIGGALVLVWLGIQSIRHRNAISADEASAVSGRTRTLVRDSVIVGLTNAKTIVFFVAALPQAANPSIGSPTVQMLMLGAAFLVIGIACDSLWAIAAGSARDWFATNAARIAVVRAGGGAALVALGLGMGLSAGL
- a CDS encoding TetR/AcrR family transcriptional regulator, whose translation is MSLHDQLREIALTEFASAGYAATSLQRIADLAGTSKASVLYHYASKEQLLADAMAPALDELTAIVSGIGDVAADRAQRIAFLERFVDALLAHREVVHLIVNQSATQQDVPAFARAQALMRELSEAFELAAGSTLEKLRYGIALAGAAYTLAASDLLGLDSPPVDEIRPALNTVLRELLAPESED
- the bcp gene encoding thioredoxin-dependent thiol peroxidase → MADRLEAGNPAPAFTLTDKDGAEVSLSDYAGQKVVIYFYPAASTPGCTTQACDFRDSLNSLEAAGYRVLGVSKDSADKLQKFADDEGLTFPLLSDPDLSVHNAYGAYGEKSMYGKTVTGVLRSTFVVDEEGVLTHALYNVKATGHVASLRKKLGIDA
- a CDS encoding WhiB family transcriptional regulator encodes the protein MDWRDKAACLTADPELFFPVGNTGPAVDQIEKAKAVCGRCPVTEICLQYALETNQDSGVWGGLSEDERRALKRRAARARRAP